A genomic window from Lotus japonicus ecotype B-129 chromosome 1, LjGifu_v1.2 includes:
- the LOC130727729 gene encoding uncharacterized protein LOC130727729, with the protein MSDQVNGFLPELNLPDLLQHSDAVRQVHATIEKEWDFLQRSACQTAAGRALWKHVIHDPLAALLAGETYLRNIHEKMRKDLLNNAHEISGVILAVRTLWFDSRLEEALSSPNGRAAQVVLLGAGMDTRAYRLSFLKDSDVFEVDFSEVLEVKTTILQAAEESTYHRQHIMSKAKSLTRVAADIRENDWMEKLEVAGFLPQKSTVWILEGILYYLTQSQAMQVLGYLANNCVLTHTVLIADFMNKPSTTLSNSAFQFYSDWPDHLLPSMGFPHVKLSQIGDPDAHFGLLNDPLNLFDKLRGLPRSLHTNPDDGTPCCRLYLVEASGSPDQRDGHKGSITPS; encoded by the exons ATGTCTGATCAAGTGAATGGCTTCTTGCCTGAGCTAAATCTTCCAGACTTGTTGCAGCACAGTGATGCTGTGAGACAGGTTCATGCAACTATTGAGAAGGAATGGGATTTCCTTCAAAGGTCTGCTTGCCAAACGGCTGCAGGGAGGGCTCTGTGGAAGCATGTCATCCATGATCCCCTAGCTGCCTTGCTGGCAGGGGAGACTTACCTGAGAAACATCCATGAGAAGATGAGGAAAGACCTTCTCAACAATGCGCATGAGATTTCTGGAGTGATTCTTGCTGTGAGAACCCTCTGGTTTGATTCAAGGCTGGAAGAAGCTCTCAGTTCCCCCAATGGGAGAGCGGCACAGGTTGTTCTCCTTGGTGCAG GAATGGACACGAGAGCATATCGTTTGAGTTTCTTAAAGGACAGTGATGTCTTTGAGGTTGACTTTTCAGAAGTCTTGGAGGTGAAAACCACCATTTTGCAAGCCGCTGAGGAATCAACCTACCACCGGCAGCACATTATGTCGAAAGCCAAGTCCTTAACAAGAGTGGCAGCTGACATAAGAGAAAATGACTGGATGGAAAAGCTTGAGGTTGCAGGTTTCTTGCCACAGAAGAGCACGGTTTGGATTCTAGAAGGCATCCTCTACTACCTAACCCAATCCCAGGCCATGCAAGTGCTGGGATATTTAGCTAACAATTGTGTCCTAACCCACACAGTCCTTATAGCAGACTTCATGAATAAGCCATCAACCACGCTGTCGAACTCTGCATTCCAATTTTACAGTGATTGGCCAGATCATCTATTACCATCAATGGGTTTTCCTCATGTAAAACTCTCACAAATTGGAGACCCAGATGCTCATTTTGGCCTCTTGAATGATCCATTGAATCTCTTTGACAAACTCCGTGGCTTGCCAAGGTCACTGCACACCAATCCAGACGATGGAACACCATGCTGTCGGTTGTACTTGGTGGAGGCTTCTGGTTCACCCGATCAGAGAGATGGGCATAAAGGGTCAATCACTCCGTCCTGA
- the LOC130727727 gene encoding DUF21 domain-containing protein At1g47330-like isoform X2: MAAKVVCCDTQFWLYLVVIVGLVCFSGLMAGLTLGLMSLGLVDLEVLIKSGRPQDRIHASKIFPVVKNQHLLLCTLLIANSLALEALPIFLDSIVPSWAAVLMSVTLILVFGEIMPQALCTRYGLIVGAKLAPLVRVLLVVFYPLAYPISKVLDWMLGKGQAALLKRAELKTFVNFHGNEAGKGGDLTHDETTIIAGALELTEKTAKDAMTPISKAFSLDLDATLNLETLNSIMTMGHSRVPVYAGEKANIIGLVLVKNLFMVDSKAAVPLRKMIIRKIPRC; encoded by the exons ATGGCGGCAAAGGTGGTGTGCTGCGACACACAGTTCTGGTTGTACCTGGTGGTGATTGTGGGGTTGGTTTGCTTCTCAGGCCTAATGGCTGGTCTCACCCTTGGACTCATGTCTCTTGGCCTCGTCGACCTTGAAGTTCTCATCAAATCCGGTCGCCCTCAAGATCGCATCCATGCTT CCAAAATTTTCCCTGTAGTTAAGAATCAGCATCTTTTGCTTTGCACTCTGTTAATTGCAAACTCCTTAGCCTTAGAG GCTCTTCCTATTTTCCTTGATTCTATTGTTCCTTCCTGGGCAGCTGTCTTGATGTCGGTCACCCTCATCCTCGTCTTTGGAGAG ATAATGCCTCAAGCACTCTGTACTCGATATGGGTTGATTGTTGGAGCGAAACTAGCTCCGCTTGTTCGTGTTCTTCTTGTAGTTTTCTACCCCCTCGCTTACCCCATCAGCAAG GTTCTTGATTGGATGTTGGGTAAAGGACAGGCTGCTCTTTTAAAGAGGGCTGAGCTcaagacttttgtaaattttcatGGGAACGAG GCTGGGAAAGGAGGTGACTTGACACATGATGAGACAACCATCATAGCTGGTGCTCTTGAGTTGACTGAGAAAACTGCTAAAGATGCTATGACTCCCATATCAAAGGCATTTTCCCTTGATCTGGATGCAACTCTTAATTT GGAGACCTTGAACTCAATAATGACGATGGGTCATAGTAGAGTTCCAGTTTATGCAGGGGAGAAAGCAAATATAATCGGGCTTGTTCTG GTTAaaaatctcttcatggttgatTCAAAAGCTGCAGTTCCTCTAAGAAAAATGATCATCAGAAAAATTCCTCG GTGCTGA
- the LOC130727727 gene encoding DUF21 domain-containing protein At1g47330-like isoform X1, which yields MAAKVVCCDTQFWLYLVVIVGLVCFSGLMAGLTLGLMSLGLVDLEVLIKSGRPQDRIHASKIFPVVKNQHLLLCTLLIANSLALEALPIFLDSIVPSWAAVLMSVTLILVFGEIMPQALCTRYGLIVGAKLAPLVRVLLVVFYPLAYPISKVLDWMLGKGQAALLKRAELKTFVNFHGNEAGKGGDLTHDETTIIAGALELTEKTAKDAMTPISKAFSLDLDATLNLETLNSIMTMGHSRVPVYAGEKANIIGLVLVKNLFMVDSKAAVPLRKMIIRKIPRVSENMPLYDILNEFQKGHSHIAVVYSDVNENKEAPVKIKEGEQLDFKDSCKNGKNTPLGKGAELESHDTASCKTDSISQVKKSPPATPAFKKRHRGCSYCIMDIDNSPLPVFPPNEVVVGVITMEDVIEELLQEEILDETDEYVNIHNKIKVNMNASKEKAPDANLSKPSSLEVQGHTPTNSISTATSVTGSPTTIDQISESESLRN from the exons ATGGCGGCAAAGGTGGTGTGCTGCGACACACAGTTCTGGTTGTACCTGGTGGTGATTGTGGGGTTGGTTTGCTTCTCAGGCCTAATGGCTGGTCTCACCCTTGGACTCATGTCTCTTGGCCTCGTCGACCTTGAAGTTCTCATCAAATCCGGTCGCCCTCAAGATCGCATCCATGCTT CCAAAATTTTCCCTGTAGTTAAGAATCAGCATCTTTTGCTTTGCACTCTGTTAATTGCAAACTCCTTAGCCTTAGAG GCTCTTCCTATTTTCCTTGATTCTATTGTTCCTTCCTGGGCAGCTGTCTTGATGTCGGTCACCCTCATCCTCGTCTTTGGAGAG ATAATGCCTCAAGCACTCTGTACTCGATATGGGTTGATTGTTGGAGCGAAACTAGCTCCGCTTGTTCGTGTTCTTCTTGTAGTTTTCTACCCCCTCGCTTACCCCATCAGCAAG GTTCTTGATTGGATGTTGGGTAAAGGACAGGCTGCTCTTTTAAAGAGGGCTGAGCTcaagacttttgtaaattttcatGGGAACGAG GCTGGGAAAGGAGGTGACTTGACACATGATGAGACAACCATCATAGCTGGTGCTCTTGAGTTGACTGAGAAAACTGCTAAAGATGCTATGACTCCCATATCAAAGGCATTTTCCCTTGATCTGGATGCAACTCTTAATTT GGAGACCTTGAACTCAATAATGACGATGGGTCATAGTAGAGTTCCAGTTTATGCAGGGGAGAAAGCAAATATAATCGGGCTTGTTCTG GTTAaaaatctcttcatggttgatTCAAAAGCTGCAGTTCCTCTAAGAAAAATGATCATCAGAAAAATTCCTCG TGTTTCAGAGAACATGCCTCTGTATGATatactcaatgaatttcagaagGGTCACAGTCATATTGCAGTTGTGTATAGTGATGTAAATGAGAATAAAGAAGCACCTGTAAAAATTAAAGAAGGTGAACAACTTGATTTTAAGGACAGCTGTAAGAACGGAAAAAACACACCCTTGGGTAAAG GTGCTGAATTGGAGTCACACGATACTGCTAGTTGTAAGACCGACAGCATTTCACAGGTCAAAAAGAGTCCACCAGCAACTCCTGCTTTTAAAAAGCGACATAGAGGCTGTTCTTATTGCATCATGGACATAGATAATTCCCCCCTGCCAGTTTTTCCACCCAATGAAGTGGTGGTTGGTGTTATTACAATGGAGGATGTCATCGAAGAGCTTCTTCAG GAGGAGATACTAGATGAAACTGATGAATATGTCAATATTCATAACAA GATAAAAGTTAACATGAATGCTTCTAAGGAAAAGGCTCCTGATGCAAATTTGTCGAAGCCTTCAAGTTTAGAAGTTCAAGGACACACACCAACTAATTCGATTTCTACAGCTACTTCTGTAACGGGCTCACCAACAACAATTGATCAAATTTCTGAAAGTGAGTCCCTAAGGAATTAG
- the LOC130727728 gene encoding enhancer of translation termination 1-like, with amino-acid sequence MGKKKRQKMKELSVAIAESAASKEGGDTKQQESQPQAPRKRGRPRKVVREEGKLVETTMDEAAAASTATQSIMNMEKKEEEEEEEEHEASAKEEEDIQLPKREPSRSRARRKSKPRKST; translated from the coding sequence atggggaagaagaagcgaCAGAAAATGAAGGAACTTTCAGTAGCTATAGCTGAGTCTGCAGCATCAAAAGAAGGAGGTGATACCAAGCAGCAAGAATCACAACCTCAGGCTCCTAGAAAAAGAGGCAGGCCTCGAAAGGTTGTTAGGGAAGAGGGAAAATTAGTAGAAACGACCATGGATGAAGCAGCAGCAGCTTCCACAGCAACACAAAGCATCATGAACatggagaagaaagaagaagaagaagaagaagaagaacatgaagCATCagcaaaggaagaagaagatattCAACTTCCAAAAAGGGAGCCATCGAGAAGCAGGGCCAGGAGGAAAAGCAAACCCAGAAAAAGCACTTGA